The Halomonas sp. KG2 genome contains a region encoding:
- the kdsA gene encoding 3-deoxy-8-phosphooctulonate synthase — translation MASTSQSSFPERHINVAGLTAGNSLPLMLLGGMNVLESASLADEVAQAYVNVTQKLGMPYVFKASFDKANRSSIHSYRGPGLEKGLQILADIKARYGVPIITDVHEPWQAEPAAEVADIIQLPAFLARQTDLVVAMANTGAAINIKKPQFLAPHEMRHILTKFQEAGNDRLMLCERGTSFGYNNLVVDMLGVGDMKQTGYPVFFDVTHALQRPGGRADSADGRRAQVAELARAGVAVGLAGIFLEAHPDPDNAKCDGPCALPLDQLEPFLTQLSQLDALVKGFTPLTIR, via the coding sequence ATGGCTTCGACTTCTCAATCATCCTTTCCAGAGCGTCATATTAACGTTGCCGGCCTAACCGCCGGCAATTCTTTGCCGCTAATGTTATTGGGCGGCATGAATGTGCTGGAGTCAGCGTCGCTTGCTGATGAAGTGGCGCAGGCTTACGTTAATGTGACGCAAAAGCTCGGGATGCCTTATGTCTTTAAGGCAAGCTTTGATAAAGCGAACCGTAGTTCTATCCACTCTTATCGTGGGCCTGGGCTAGAAAAAGGTTTGCAGATCCTAGCGGATATTAAAGCGCGCTATGGTGTGCCCATCATTACCGACGTTCATGAGCCTTGGCAGGCAGAGCCTGCGGCAGAAGTCGCTGACATAATTCAGTTGCCAGCGTTTCTTGCCCGCCAGACCGATCTAGTGGTGGCGATGGCTAACACCGGCGCGGCGATTAATATCAAAAAACCGCAGTTTCTAGCACCTCACGAAATGCGCCATATCCTCACTAAGTTTCAGGAAGCCGGTAACGACCGTTTGATGCTATGCGAGCGTGGTACCAGCTTCGGCTACAACAACCTGGTGGTGGATATGCTGGGCGTTGGCGATATGAAACAGACCGGTTACCCGGTGTTTTTCGATGTCACCCATGCCTTACAGCGCCCAGGTGGCCGTGCGGACAGTGCCGATGGCCGTCGTGCCCAAGTGGCAGAGTTGGCTCGTGCGGGTGTGGCCGTTGGTTTGGCGGGGATCTTCCTAGAAGCTCACCCTGACCCAGATAATGCTAAGTGCGATGGACCCTGCGCACTGCCATTAGATCAATTAGAGCCATTTTTGACTCAGCTTTCGCAGCTAGATGCCTTGGTGAAGGGGTTTACGCCTTTGACCATCCGTTAA